In Eriocheir sinensis breed Jianghai 21 chromosome 29, ASM2467909v1, whole genome shotgun sequence, a single genomic region encodes these proteins:
- the LOC127004805 gene encoding pro-resilin-like isoform X16 codes for MNTKVLLLLAMAAFAAADRGYGRRDSGSFESFESRSFESDEAKYDFQWAVNHPPSGNDFGQREGRDGDDTQGVYTVALPDGRRQTVTYHVDGDDGYIADVRYSGEARFPDSDESHSFESRESYRRPRPSYYFGSNESK; via the exons gTGCTGCTCCTGCTGGCCATGGCCGCCTTCGCCGCCGCCGACCGCGGCTACGGCAGACGCGAC agCGGCTCCTTCGAGTCCTTCGAGTCCAGGTCCTTCGAGTCCGACGAGGCCAAATACGACTTCCAGTGGGCCGTGAACCACCCACCCTCCGGCAACGACTTCGGGCAGCGCGAGGGCCGCGACGGCGACGACACCCAGGGCGTGTACACCGTGGCGCTACCCGACGGCCGCCGCCAGACCGTCACCTACCACGTGGACGGCGACGACGGCTACATCGCCGACGTGAGGTACTCCGGCGAGGCGCGCTTCCCCGACTCCGACGAGTCCCACTCCTTCGAGTCCCGCGAGTCCTACCGCCGCCCCAGGCCATCCTACTACTTCGGCTCCAACGAGTCCAAGTAA
- the LOC127004805 gene encoding pro-resilin-like isoform X8: protein MNTKVLLLLAMAAFAAADRGYGRRDSGSFESFESRSFESDEAKYDFQWAVNHPPSGNDFGQREGRDGDNTQGVYTVALPDGRRQTVTYHVDGDDGYIADVRYSGEARFPDSDESHSFESRESYRRPRPSYYFGSNESK from the exons ATGAACACCAAG gTGCTGCTCCTGCTGGCCATGGCCGCCTTCGCCGCCGCCGACCGCGGCTACGGCAGACGCGAC agCGGCTCCTTCGAGTCCTTCGAGTCCAGGTCCTTCGAGTCCGACGAGGCCAAATACGACTTCCAGTGGGCCGTGAACCACCCACCCTCCGGCAACGACTTCGGGCAGCGCGAGGGCCGCGACGGCGACAACACCCAGGGCGTGTACACCGTGGCGCTGCCCGACGGCCGCCGCCAGACCGTCACCTACCACGTGGACGGCGACGACGGCTACATCGCCGACGTGAGGTACTCCGGCGAGGCGCGCTTCCCCGACTCCGACGAGTCCCACTCCTTCGAGTCCCGCGAGTCCTACCGCCGCCCCAGGCCATCCTACTACTTCGGCTCCAACGAGTCCAAGtaa
- the LOC127004805 gene encoding pro-resilin-like isoform X9, with the protein MNTKVLLLLAMAAFAAADRGYGRRDSGSFESFESRSFESDEAKYDFQWAVNHPPSGNDFGQREGRDGDDTQGVYTVALPDGRRQTVTYHVDGDDGYIADVRYSGEARFPDSDESHSFESRESYRRPRPSYYFGSNESK; encoded by the exons ATGAACACCAAG gTGCTGCTCCTGCTGGCCATGGCCGCCTTCGCCGCCGCCGACCGCGGCTACGGCAGACGCGAC agCGGCTCCTTCGAGTCCTTCGAGTCCAGGTCCTTCGAGTCCGACGAGGCCAAATACGACTTCCAGTGGGCCGTGAACCACCCACCCTCCGGCAACGACTTCGGGCAGCGCGAGGGCCGCGACGGCGACGACACCCAGGGCGTGTACACCGTGGCGCTACCCGACGGCCGCCGCCAGACCGTCACCTACCACGTGGACGGCGACGACGGCTACATCGCCGACGTGAGGTACTCCGGCGAGGCGCGCTTCCCCGACTCCGACGAGTCCCACTCCTTCGAGTCCCGCGAGTCCTACCGCCGCCCCAGGCCATCCTACTACTTCGGCTCCAACGAGTCCAAGTAA
- the LOC127004805 gene encoding pro-resilin-like isoform X15 yields MNTKVLLLLAMAAFAAADRGYGRRDSGSFESFESRSFESDEAKYDFQWAVNHPPSGNDFGQREGRDGDNTQGVYTVALPDGRRQTVTYHVDGDDGYIADVRYSGEARFPDSDESHSFESRESYRRPRPSYYFGSNESK; encoded by the exons gTGCTGCTCCTGCTGGCCATGGCCGCCTTCGCCGCCGCCGACCGCGGCTACGGCAGACGCGAC agCGGCTCCTTCGAGTCCTTCGAGTCCAGGTCCTTCGAGTCCGACGAGGCCAAATACGACTTCCAGTGGGCCGTGAACCACCCACCCTCCGGCAACGACTTCGGGCAGCGCGAGGGCCGCGACGGCGACAACACCCAGGGCGTGTACACCGTGGCGCTGCCCGACGGCCGCCGCCAGACCGTCACCTACCACGTGGACGGCGACGACGGCTACATCGCCGACGTGAGGTACTCCGGCGAGGCGCGCTTCCCCGACTCCGACGAGTCCCACTCCTTCGAGTCCCGCGAGTCCTACCGCCGCCCCAGGCCATCCTACTACTTCGGCTCCAACGAGTCCAAGtaa
- the LOC127004805 gene encoding pro-resilin-like isoform X13 encodes MNTKVLLLLAMAAFAAADRGYGRRDSGSFESFESRSFESDEAKYDFQWAVNHPPSGNDFGQREGRDGDDTQGVYTVALPDGRRQTVTYHVDGDDGYIADVKYSGEARFPDSDESHSFESRESYRRPRPSYYFGSNESK; translated from the exons gtgCTGCTCCTGCTGGCCATGGCCGCCTTCGCCGCCGCCGACCGCGGCTACGGCAGACGCGAC agCGGCTCCTTCGAGTCCTTCGAGTCCAGGTCCTTCGAGTCCGACGAGGCCAAATACGACTTCCAGTGGGCCGTGAACCACCCACCCTCCGGCAACGACTTCGGGCAGCGCGAGGGCCGCGACGGCGACGACACCCAGGGCGTGTACACCGTGGCGCTGCCCGACGGCCGCCGCCAGACCGTCACCTACCACGTGGACGGCGACGACGGCTACATCGCCGACGTGAAGTACTCCGGCGAGGCGCGCTTCCCCGACTCCGACGAGTCCCACTCCTTCGAGTCCCGCGAGTCCTACCGCCGCCCCAGGCCATCCTACTACTTCGGCTCCAACGAGTCCAAgtaa
- the LOC127004805 gene encoding pro-resilin-like isoform X2: MNTKVLLLLAMAAFAAADRGYGRRDSGSFESFESRSFESDEAKYDFQWAVNHPPSGNDFGQREGRDGDDTQGVYTVALPDGRRQTVTYHVDGDDGYIADVRYSGEARFPDSDESHSFESRESYRRPRPSYYFGSNESK, from the exons ATGAACACCAAG gtgCTGCTCCTGCTGGCCATGGCCGCCTTCGCCGCCGCCGACCGCGGCTACGGCAGACGCGAC agCGGCTCCTTCGAGTCCTTCGAGTCCAGGTCCTTCGAGTCCGACGAGGCCAAATACGACTTCCAGTGGGCCGTGAACCACCCACCCTCCGGCAACGACTTCGGGCAGCGCGAGGGCCGCGACGGCGACGACACCCAGGGCGTGTACACCGTGGCGCTACCCGACGGCCGCCGCCAGACCGTCACCTACCACGTGGACGGCGACGACGGCTACATCGCCGACGTGAGGTACTCCGGCGAGGCGCGCTTCCCCGACTCCGACGAGTCCCACTCCTTCGAGTCCCGCGAGTCCTACCGCCGCCCCAGGCCATCCTACTACTTCGGCTCCAACGAGTCCAAGTAA
- the LOC127004805 gene encoding pro-resilin-like isoform X11 has product MNTKVLLLLAMAAFAAADRGYGRRDSGSFESFESRSFESDEAKYDFQWAVNHPPSGNDFGQREGRDGDDTQGVYTVALPDGRRQTVTYHVDGDDGYIADVRYSGEARFPDSDESHSFESRESYRRPRPSYYFGSNESK; this is encoded by the exons gtgCTGCTCCTGCTGGCCATGGCCGCCTTCGCCGCCGCCGACCGCGGCTACGGCAGACGCGAC agCGGCTCCTTCGAGTCCTTCGAGTCCAGGTCCTTCGAGTCCGACGAGGCCAAATACGACTTCCAGTGGGCCGTGAACCACCCACCCTCCGGCAACGACTTCGGGCAGCGCGAGGGCCGCGACGGCGACGACACCCAGGGCGTGTACACCGTGGCGCTACCCGACGGCCGCCGCCAGACCGTCACCTACCACGTGGACGGCGACGACGGCTACATCGCCGACGTGAGGTACTCCGGCGAGGCGCGCTTCCCCGACTCCGACGAGTCCCACTCCTTCGAGTCCCGCGAGTCCTACCGCCGCCCCAGGCCATCCTACTACTTCGGCTCCAACGAGTCCAAGTAA
- the LOC127004805 gene encoding pro-resilin-like isoform X14, with protein sequence MNTKVLLLLAMAAFAAADRGYGRRDSGSFESFESRSFESDEAKYDFQWAVNHPPSGNDFGQREGRDGDDTQGVYTVALPDGRRQTVTYHVDGDDGYIADVKYSGEARFPDSDESHSFESRESYRRPRPSYYFGSNESK encoded by the exons ATGAACACCAAG gtgCTGCTCCTGCTGGCCATGGCCGCCTTCGCCGCCGCCGACCGCGGCTACGGCAGACGCGAC agCGGCTCCTTCGAGTCCTTCGAGTCCAGGTCCTTCGAGTCCGACGAGGCCAAATACGACTTCCAGTGGGCCGTGAACCACCCACCCTCCGGCAACGACTTCGGGCAGCGCGAGGGCCGCGACGGCGACGACACCCAGGGCGTGTACACCGTGGCGCTGCCCGACGGCCGCCGCCAGACCGTCACCTACCACGTGGACGGCGACGACGGCTACATCGCCGACGTGAAGTACTCCGGCGAGGCGCGCTTCCCCGACTCCGACGAGTCCCACTCCTTCGAGTCCCGCGAGTCCTACCGCCGCCCCAGGCCATCCTACTACTTCGGCTCCAACGAGTCCAAgtaa